Proteins found in one Lutimonas zeaxanthinifaciens genomic segment:
- a CDS encoding TonB-dependent receptor, whose translation MKVFSFIWIIFLFYTSHLEAQLIQGKILGKDNRLALEGVLICNSSKTDSVFSDINGFFQVNTPGAYTFSKKGYYSTDVIVQSNIFVLVLLEEKPFELSEVVIKSNHFQSELKKISASISIIPENRIKSNDGLNFTPILNGVPGVFMHSGTLNTNRITIRGIGSRNLFGTSKIRAYYEDIPLTNGSGETTLEDMELQGIARMEIIKGPSSSLYGAGLGGTIQLIPDKGMFNSFFIESSYTFGSYGLGKFWLSSNLGNEANSAKINFSSMSSDGYRDNNQTNRQNLTISSNHILNKNNALNVIGNFIDMKAYIPSSLDEEDYLNNPERAAFTWARSKGFEDYSKLLLGLSWEHNFSENSKLISSVFGGYFDSYEARPFNIQDQNIRSIGLRSRYIKNSSLINRKLLWTVGIEIFNDQSLLKTYENLYRDFPPETGSVQGDLLSDFDENRFYSNLFTEWKYHLSEKFILDLGLNLNQTSYDLDDNYNENELDRSGSYSFDLVVSPKAGLTFQADQFRMLFATVSHGFSPPKLEETLLPDGVINTDIKPETGWNYEIGSRGKLLKNRFNYEISLYLMDIDNLLVPRRIGDDQFVGVNAGKTLHKGVEITLNYFILDKKSIQLSHSNSFSFQNFKFEEFQDLNQDYSGNDLTGVPDKTFFSELHLNTSSGFYTYLNYRFTGQIPITDDNSVYSDAFQVVNLKSGYVNRIGDHFKFELSVGINNIFNEKYASMLQINAMGFGSNSPRYYYPGLPRNYYTSFKLQYRF comes from the coding sequence GTGAAAGTATTTTCCTTCATATGGATCATTTTTCTTTTCTATACTTCTCATCTCGAAGCCCAGTTAATTCAGGGCAAAATATTAGGCAAAGACAACAGATTGGCACTAGAAGGTGTCCTTATCTGCAATAGTTCCAAAACCGACTCTGTCTTTTCAGATATCAATGGTTTTTTTCAGGTAAATACGCCTGGAGCATATACTTTCAGCAAAAAAGGTTATTATTCAACCGATGTAATCGTACAATCAAATATCTTTGTACTGGTTTTATTAGAAGAGAAACCTTTTGAGCTCTCAGAAGTAGTGATAAAATCAAATCACTTTCAAAGCGAATTAAAAAAAATCTCTGCATCGATTTCGATTATCCCTGAAAACCGTATCAAAAGTAATGACGGATTAAATTTTACACCTATTCTTAATGGTGTCCCAGGGGTATTTATGCATAGCGGAACTCTTAACACAAATAGAATTACCATCAGAGGAATTGGCTCAAGAAACCTGTTTGGAACCAGTAAGATCAGAGCCTATTACGAGGACATTCCTCTGACCAACGGATCGGGGGAAACAACACTTGAGGACATGGAACTTCAAGGGATAGCAAGAATGGAAATCATCAAAGGTCCTTCATCAAGTTTATACGGTGCTGGTTTAGGTGGAACTATTCAATTGATTCCGGACAAGGGCATGTTCAATTCATTTTTTATTGAATCGTCCTATACTTTTGGGTCCTATGGACTGGGAAAATTTTGGTTGAGTTCGAACCTGGGAAATGAAGCCAACTCGGCTAAAATAAATTTTTCCAGCATGAGCAGCGACGGATACAGAGACAATAACCAGACAAATAGACAAAATCTGACTATTTCTTCCAATCATATTCTAAATAAAAACAATGCTTTAAATGTGATTGGGAACTTCATTGATATGAAGGCTTATATTCCCAGCTCACTGGATGAAGAAGATTATTTGAATAACCCTGAAAGGGCCGCTTTTACCTGGGCAAGATCCAAAGGGTTCGAAGATTATTCTAAATTATTGCTCGGTCTTTCCTGGGAACATAATTTCAGTGAAAACTCAAAATTAATAAGCAGTGTTTTTGGAGGGTACTTTGACTCCTATGAAGCAAGGCCATTTAATATACAGGATCAAAACATTCGTTCAATAGGCCTTAGGAGCCGGTATATAAAAAATTCGAGCCTGATTAACCGTAAACTTCTATGGACCGTTGGAATTGAGATCTTCAATGATCAAAGCCTTCTTAAAACCTATGAAAACCTTTACCGAGACTTTCCTCCTGAAACCGGAAGTGTACAGGGGGATTTACTCAGTGATTTTGATGAGAACAGATTTTATTCAAATCTATTTACCGAATGGAAATATCATTTATCTGAAAAATTCATCCTCGATCTTGGCCTTAATTTAAATCAAACAAGTTATGATCTGGATGACAACTATAATGAAAATGAGCTCGACAGATCAGGTTCCTATAGTTTTGATCTCGTCGTATCACCAAAAGCCGGCCTGACCTTTCAAGCAGATCAGTTTCGAATGTTGTTCGCAACTGTCAGTCATGGTTTTTCTCCTCCCAAGCTGGAAGAAACCCTTTTACCGGATGGCGTGATCAATACGGATATTAAACCTGAAACCGGATGGAACTATGAAATAGGAAGCCGAGGAAAATTACTAAAAAACAGATTTAATTATGAGATTTCACTTTATCTGATGGACATTGATAACCTCCTGGTTCCGAGAAGAATAGGAGATGATCAATTTGTTGGCGTTAATGCCGGGAAAACCTTGCATAAAGGAGTAGAAATCACATTGAATTATTTTATCCTGGACAAAAAATCCATACAATTAAGCCATTCGAACTCTTTTAGTTTCCAGAATTTTAAATTTGAAGAGTTTCAGGACCTGAATCAGGATTATTCAGGAAATGACCTTACCGGAGTACCAGATAAAACCTTTTTTTCAGAATTACATCTAAATACATCGTCAGGTTTTTACACTTATCTTAATTACCGGTTTACGGGACAAATTCCAATAACCGATGATAATTCTGTTTATTCGGATGCTTTCCAGGTGGTGAATTTAAAATCGGGTTATGTCAATCGAATCGGAGATCATTTTAAGTTTGAACTTTCGGTGGGCATAAACAATATTTTTAATGAAAAATATGCTTCCATGCTTCAGATCAATGCAATGGGTTTTGGTTCTAATTCCCCGAGGTATTATTATCCGGGATTGCCAAGAAACTACTACACCAGTTTTAAATTACAATACAGATTCTGA
- the gpmI gene encoding 2,3-bisphosphoglycerate-independent phosphoglycerate mutase, with protein MEKKVILIILDGWGETQNPDVSAIYQAGTPYFDYLIKNYPNSNLRTDGYNVGLPDGQMGNSEVGHMNLGAGRIVYQDFVKINNAVNSGSLAQEKVIKDAFDYARKEGKKIHFLGLLSDGGVHSHINHLKGLLNAAHDANLDDVFVHAFTDGRDVDPKSGIGFVEDIENHMAQSTGKLASVCGRYYAMDRDQRWERVKLSYDVMVNGEGEKSSNAMESIQKSYDEGVTDEFIKPIVMVDDHNQPVTKIEEDDVIIFFNFRTDRGRQLTRVLTQENFQEFGMHTRPLYYVTMTNYDDSFKDVFVIYPKDNLSQTLGEVLEKNGKKQIRIAETEKYPHVTFFFSGGREDEFEGEKRLLCPSPKVATYDLKPEMSAYDIRDAIVPELEAQEADFICLNFANTDMVGHTGVMEAAMKAAEAVDSCLEKVVTTALENNYSSIIIADHGNSEKMINEDGTPNTAHTIYPVPLILVEKNKENGIQNGILGDIAPTVLDLLQIAQPDEMTRGSLLK; from the coding sequence ATGGAAAAAAAAGTTATTCTAATTATTTTAGACGGATGGGGCGAAACCCAAAATCCGGATGTTTCAGCAATTTATCAGGCAGGTACTCCTTATTTTGATTATCTGATCAAAAATTACCCCAATTCTAATTTAAGAACGGATGGGTATAACGTCGGTTTGCCGGATGGGCAGATGGGAAACAGCGAGGTAGGACATATGAACCTGGGGGCAGGTAGAATTGTTTATCAGGATTTTGTAAAGATCAATAACGCTGTTAACAGCGGATCTTTGGCTCAGGAAAAAGTGATTAAAGATGCTTTTGATTATGCTAGGAAAGAAGGTAAGAAAATTCATTTTTTGGGATTGTTGTCTGACGGAGGAGTTCATTCTCATATCAATCACCTTAAGGGCCTTTTAAATGCGGCTCATGATGCAAACCTTGATGATGTTTTTGTACATGCCTTCACTGACGGAAGGGATGTAGATCCAAAATCAGGTATCGGTTTTGTAGAGGATATTGAAAATCACATGGCTCAATCCACCGGAAAGCTTGCCAGTGTTTGTGGAAGGTATTATGCAATGGACAGGGATCAGCGATGGGAAAGAGTGAAGTTATCCTATGATGTCATGGTTAATGGCGAAGGAGAGAAATCATCAAATGCAATGGAGAGTATTCAGAAGAGTTACGATGAAGGTGTGACCGATGAATTCATCAAACCAATTGTAATGGTTGATGATCATAATCAACCTGTAACGAAAATAGAAGAAGACGATGTTATAATTTTCTTCAATTTCAGAACTGACAGAGGAAGACAACTTACCCGAGTTCTGACCCAGGAGAATTTTCAAGAGTTTGGTATGCATACCCGCCCGCTTTATTACGTTACGATGACCAATTACGATGATTCATTTAAAGATGTCTTTGTGATCTATCCCAAGGATAATTTAAGTCAGACGCTGGGAGAGGTGCTGGAAAAAAATGGAAAAAAGCAAATTCGTATCGCGGAAACTGAAAAATATCCGCATGTTACCTTTTTCTTCTCAGGAGGAAGAGAGGATGAATTTGAAGGAGAAAAGCGTTTGTTATGTCCCTCACCAAAGGTGGCAACTTATGATCTAAAACCTGAAATGAGTGCATATGACATTAGAGACGCCATCGTTCCTGAACTGGAGGCTCAGGAAGCAGATTTCATTTGTTTGAATTTTGCCAATACCGATATGGTTGGACATACCGGAGTTATGGAGGCTGCCATGAAAGCTGCAGAGGCGGTAGACAGTTGTCTGGAAAAGGTTGTTACTACGGCCCTGGAAAACAACTATTCAAGCATCATTATTGCAGATCACGGGAACAGCGAAAAGATGATCAATGAAGACGGTACACCGAATACAGCCCATACCATATATCCTGTGCCCCTCATTTTGGTCGAAAAAAATAAGGAAAACGGAATTCAAAACGGAATATTGGGAGATATTGCACCTACGGTACTGGACCTCCTACAGATTGCACAACCCGATGAAATGACAAGGGGATCGCTGTTAAAGTAG
- a CDS encoding PQQ-dependent sugar dehydrogenase, with product MKKILFTVCCLSVFLIQCQKNTDFKSTDDFNYKAETVVDNLEIAWGFEFLPDGSILIAEQEGKMILYKDGNRTEINDVPKVYYDNQGGLLDVKLHPDYENNGWIYFSYSGNTEDDDKGSNTVIMRAKLKDNSLIDKEVIYKATPNTKKGHHFGSRIEFDHDGYLFFSVGDRGNRDVNPQDINRDGGKIYRLNDDGSIPADNPFVSMPGSKAAVYSYGHRNPQGMALHQKTGKIWIHEHGPQGGDEINIIESGKNYGWPIITYGINYDGSEITDKTEMPGMEQPIHYWVPSIAPSGMAFINSDIYPSWKGHLLVGSLKFQYLNLVRLENNAVISEEKLMEDLGRVRTVKIGPDGYIYVSVEQLGIVRLMPY from the coding sequence ATGAAAAAAATTCTATTCACCGTTTGCTGTTTATCCGTTTTTTTGATCCAGTGTCAAAAGAACACTGATTTCAAGAGTACTGACGATTTCAATTATAAAGCTGAAACAGTCGTAGATAATCTCGAAATTGCCTGGGGCTTCGAATTTTTACCTGATGGTTCGATCTTAATTGCCGAACAAGAAGGGAAAATGATTCTTTATAAAGATGGAAACAGAACAGAAATCAATGATGTTCCAAAGGTATATTATGACAATCAGGGAGGATTACTGGATGTAAAACTTCACCCTGATTATGAGAACAACGGTTGGATCTACTTTTCGTATTCGGGAAATACGGAGGATGATGACAAGGGCTCAAATACAGTAATCATGAGGGCAAAGTTGAAAGATAACAGCCTCATTGATAAAGAAGTAATTTATAAGGCCACTCCCAATACAAAAAAGGGGCATCATTTTGGTTCAAGAATAGAATTCGATCATGACGGGTATTTATTTTTTTCAGTCGGTGATCGAGGGAACAGAGATGTAAACCCCCAGGATATCAACAGAGACGGTGGCAAAATCTACAGGCTCAATGATGACGGAAGTATTCCAGCCGACAATCCGTTTGTCAGTATGCCCGGTTCAAAGGCGGCCGTATATTCTTACGGGCACAGAAACCCACAAGGAATGGCGCTCCACCAGAAAACAGGAAAGATCTGGATTCATGAGCACGGACCCCAAGGGGGAGATGAAATTAACATCATTGAATCCGGAAAAAATTATGGCTGGCCCATAATCACTTATGGCATCAATTATGACGGAAGCGAAATAACGGATAAGACCGAAATGCCGGGAATGGAACAACCTATTCATTATTGGGTACCATCTATCGCACCGAGCGGAATGGCTTTTATAAATAGTGATATCTACCCTTCCTGGAAAGGTCACCTTCTAGTGGGTTCTCTTAAGTTTCAATATCTAAATCTTGTTCGTCTTGAAAATAATGCGGTGATTTCTGAAGAAAAGCTGATGGAAGACCTTGGGCGTGTAAGAACAGTCAAAATAGGACCTGACGGTTATATTTATGTGTCTGTGGAGCAGCTGGGAATTGTCCGGTTAATGCCTTATTAA
- a CDS encoding DUF4254 domain-containing protein: MKSNEAFTIFEKSINDYHLSDDVNSTINNPYEKADIRHLFYHKNWVDAVQWHLEDIIRDPEINAQEALEIKRRIDRSNQVRTDMVEYIDSYFMDQYKDITVKESAKINTESPAWAYDRLSILALKIYHMKEEAEREDASDSHRENCSLKLSILLEQKKDLSTAIDELLVDFENGDKYMKVYKQMKMYNDDNLNPVLRARK, from the coding sequence ATGAAGTCAAACGAAGCATTTACCATTTTTGAGAAAAGTATCAATGATTACCATCTTTCAGACGATGTTAATTCCACAATTAATAATCCCTACGAAAAAGCTGATATCAGGCATCTGTTCTATCATAAGAACTGGGTTGATGCCGTTCAGTGGCATTTAGAGGATATCATTCGTGATCCTGAGATCAATGCCCAGGAGGCACTCGAAATAAAAAGACGTATAGATCGATCCAATCAGGTCCGAACTGATATGGTAGAGTATATAGACAGTTATTTCATGGATCAGTATAAGGATATCACCGTAAAAGAGAGTGCGAAGATCAATACCGAAAGCCCGGCATGGGCCTATGATCGTTTATCCATTTTGGCATTGAAAATTTACCATATGAAAGAGGAAGCTGAAAGAGAAGATGCTTCTGATTCTCATCGTGAAAATTGTTCTTTGAAATTATCGATTCTACTGGAACAAAAAAAAGACCTGAGCACTGCCATAGATGAATTACTGGTTGATTTTGAGAATGGTGATAAATACATGAAAGTGTACAAGCAAATGAAAATGTACAACGATGATAATTTAAATCCGGTGCTTCGTGCTCGAAAATAA
- a CDS encoding BT0820 family HAD-type phosphatase, which translates to MKILPKNSLLIAVDFDGTIVEDAYPKIGQAKIFAFDTLLELQQKGHRLILWTYRYGDRLQEAVDFCKKNGLEFYAVNKSYPEEKFDGSISRKVNADVFIDDRNVGGLLGWGEIYQQLLKTEKPKEHKSKKGLFGLFKS; encoded by the coding sequence ATGAAGATTTTACCTAAAAATTCTTTACTGATTGCGGTTGATTTTGATGGAACGATTGTGGAAGATGCATACCCAAAAATCGGTCAGGCCAAAATTTTCGCTTTTGACACTTTGCTCGAATTGCAACAAAAAGGACATCGACTGATTCTTTGGACCTATCGTTACGGAGACAGATTACAGGAAGCTGTGGATTTCTGTAAAAAAAACGGCCTCGAATTCTACGCTGTTAATAAAAGTTATCCCGAGGAGAAATTTGATGGAAGTATCAGCAGAAAGGTAAATGCAGATGTATTTATTGATGATAGAAATGTAGGAGGACTTCTGGGATGGGGAGAAATCTATCAGCAACTTTTAAAAACGGAAAAACCAAAGGAACACAAGTCTAAAAAGGGTCTTTTTGGATTGTTTAAGAGTTAA
- a CDS encoding glycosyltransferase family 9 protein, with the protein MLENNSTPPKHILIFRLSALGDVAMTVPIVLALRQQYPDLKISILSRAFFKPFFDEIPEIKFYAIDPEYLNSGIPGLYKLFKKLSKYDIDAVADLHDVLRTKVLTNLFKARGVHAVSMDKGRADRKKLVAIGEKKIKPIKSIFDRHADVCNSLGLPIDLSKVKLLEQKSMSPEVAIITGEKKNKWIGIAPFATYQTKVYPMEKMEQVILGLQKNGYQIFLFGGGKNEIEPLEKIASSSKNCINMAGKLSFRRELELISNLDLMLSMDSGNGHMAAMYEIPVITLWGNTHPYAGFVPFRQPLENSLTSDLSEYPFIPTSIYGDKIIPGYEDCMKSIDTTTVVEKINNILKES; encoded by the coding sequence GTGCTCGAAAATAATTCAACTCCTCCTAAACACATACTTATTTTCCGCTTGTCGGCATTGGGAGATGTTGCCATGACAGTTCCGATTGTTCTGGCTCTGAGGCAGCAATATCCTGATCTTAAAATTTCCATTTTATCAAGAGCATTTTTCAAACCTTTTTTCGATGAAATACCAGAAATAAAATTTTACGCCATCGATCCTGAATACTTAAATTCAGGAATCCCTGGTCTTTATAAACTGTTTAAGAAATTATCGAAATACGATATTGATGCAGTAGCAGATCTCCATGATGTTTTAAGAACCAAGGTTCTTACAAACCTATTTAAAGCTCGTGGAGTTCATGCCGTCTCTATGGATAAAGGAAGGGCAGACAGAAAGAAACTGGTAGCCATTGGCGAAAAAAAAATCAAACCCATAAAATCAATTTTTGATCGTCATGCCGATGTGTGCAATTCACTTGGTCTGCCTATCGACCTGTCAAAAGTAAAACTATTGGAACAAAAATCCATGTCTCCGGAGGTCGCTATAATTACCGGAGAGAAAAAAAACAAATGGATTGGAATTGCTCCTTTTGCAACCTACCAAACAAAAGTTTATCCAATGGAAAAAATGGAGCAGGTCATTTTGGGACTCCAAAAAAACGGATACCAGATATTTCTGTTTGGAGGAGGCAAAAATGAAATAGAACCTTTGGAGAAAATCGCTTCATCTTCAAAAAACTGTATCAATATGGCGGGGAAATTATCATTTCGTCGTGAACTTGAACTCATCAGCAATCTGGACCTTATGCTAAGCATGGACTCAGGGAACGGCCATATGGCAGCAATGTACGAAATACCTGTAATCACCTTATGGGGAAACACCCATCCATATGCGGGATTTGTTCCGTTCAGACAGCCTTTGGAAAACAGCCTGACATCCGACCTGAGCGAATATCCGTTTATACCTACTTCCATATATGGTGATAAAATAATACCCGGTTATGAAGATTGTATGAAATCCATAGATACAACTACAGTTGTTGAGAAAATTAACAATATACTTAAGGAAAGCTGA